In a single window of the Thunnus thynnus chromosome 9, fThuThy2.1, whole genome shotgun sequence genome:
- the LOC137189540 gene encoding uncharacterized protein isoform X2 translates to MVAEGLILILQIVRIQTNIYGVHDCFRSAFFVSQDEDQLDRPADHTGVNQGHETICCDVCQRWYHHECVQRSPVDEQHLCPACKSFDEYQRVLMMNTNEGPSLSTGPTRWREMNLIQVRARQLWHVQSCPNISSIPEDLGFDSLNRRCRSLSRFIHFKKHIEDKDLNSLELKRSTKTLTQTIHREAKAEVIGSSLTETNKPRAIDTAEGRDVKFQETSTDLQNVTGIRRPGNESCSPRVKDTKHEKVPTTGNKVTGVQWQPTFPCGHYQHSCIYSCCQLCCHFRFHFIGRPV, encoded by the exons ATGGTGGCAGAGGGACTGATATTAATTCTTCAGATAGTGAGAATACAGACAAATATATATGGTGTACATGATTGTTTTCGTTCAGCCTTTTTTGTCTCTCAGGATGAAGATCAATTGGATAGACCAGCAGATCACACAGGAGTAAATCAAGGCCATGAAACA ATTTGCTGTGACGTCTGTCAGAGGTGGTACCACCATGAATGTGTACAGAGGTCTCCAGTGGATGAGCAGCACTTGTGCCCTGCATGCAA GAGCTTTGACGAATACCAACGGGTCCTAATGATG AATACAAACGAGGGTCCGTCTCTGTCTACAGGACCGACACGTTGGCGGGAAATGAACTTGATTCAG GTGAGAGCAAGACAACTGTGGCATGTCCAGTCTTGTCCCAACATCTCATCAATACCTGAGGACCTTGGCTTTGATTCTCTCAATAGAAGGTGTCGCAGCTTGAGCCGATTCATTCATTTCAAGAAGCATATTGAAGACAAGGATTTGAATTCCCTTGAACTCAAACGGTCCACGAAGACACTGACACAGACCATTCACAGG GAGGCCAAAGCGGAAGTGATTGGTTCCAGTTTAACAGAGACCAATAAGCCGAGGGCAATCGACACAGCTGAAGGCCGTGATGTAAAGTTTCAGGAGACATCCACAGATCTCCAG aaTGTAACTGGAATCAGGCGTCCTGGAAATGAATCCTGCAGTCCAAGAGTGAAAGATACCAAGCATGAGAAGGTGCCTACCACAGGAAATAAAGTTACAGGAGTCCAGTGGCAGCCCACCTTTCCTTGTGGCCATTATCAGCACAGTTGTATATACAGTTGCTGCCAGCTGTGTTGCCATTTTCGTTTTCATTTTATTGGTAGGCCTGTATAA
- the LOC137189540 gene encoding uncharacterized protein isoform X1: MVAEGLILILQIVRIQTNIYGVHDCFRSAFFVSQDEDQLDRPADHTGVNQGHETICCDVCQRWYHHECVQRSPVDEQHLCPACKSFDEYQRVLMMNTNEGPSLSTGPTRWREMNLIQVRARQLWHVQSCPNISSIPEDLGFDSLNRRCRSLSRFIHFKKHIEDKDLNSLELKRSTKTLTQTIHREAKAEVIGSSLTETNKPRAIDTAEGRDVKFQETSTDLQKNVTGIRRPGNESCSPRVKDTKHEKVPTTGNKVTGVQWQPTFPCGHYQHSCIYSCCQLCCHFRFHFIGRPV; the protein is encoded by the exons ATGGTGGCAGAGGGACTGATATTAATTCTTCAGATAGTGAGAATACAGACAAATATATATGGTGTACATGATTGTTTTCGTTCAGCCTTTTTTGTCTCTCAGGATGAAGATCAATTGGATAGACCAGCAGATCACACAGGAGTAAATCAAGGCCATGAAACA ATTTGCTGTGACGTCTGTCAGAGGTGGTACCACCATGAATGTGTACAGAGGTCTCCAGTGGATGAGCAGCACTTGTGCCCTGCATGCAA GAGCTTTGACGAATACCAACGGGTCCTAATGATG AATACAAACGAGGGTCCGTCTCTGTCTACAGGACCGACACGTTGGCGGGAAATGAACTTGATTCAG GTGAGAGCAAGACAACTGTGGCATGTCCAGTCTTGTCCCAACATCTCATCAATACCTGAGGACCTTGGCTTTGATTCTCTCAATAGAAGGTGTCGCAGCTTGAGCCGATTCATTCATTTCAAGAAGCATATTGAAGACAAGGATTTGAATTCCCTTGAACTCAAACGGTCCACGAAGACACTGACACAGACCATTCACAGG GAGGCCAAAGCGGAAGTGATTGGTTCCAGTTTAACAGAGACCAATAAGCCGAGGGCAATCGACACAGCTGAAGGCCGTGATGTAAAGTTTCAGGAGACATCCACAGATCTCCAG aagaaTGTAACTGGAATCAGGCGTCCTGGAAATGAATCCTGCAGTCCAAGAGTGAAAGATACCAAGCATGAGAAGGTGCCTACCACAGGAAATAAAGTTACAGGAGTCCAGTGGCAGCCCACCTTTCCTTGTGGCCATTATCAGCACAGTTGTATATACAGTTGCTGCCAGCTGTGTTGCCATTTTCGTTTTCATTTTATTGGTAGGCCTGTATAA
- the LOC137189540 gene encoding uncharacterized protein isoform X3: protein MSNFFTLQNICCDVCQRWYHHECVQRSPVDEQHLCPACKSFDEYQRVLMMNTNEGPSLSTGPTRWREMNLIQVRARQLWHVQSCPNISSIPEDLGFDSLNRRCRSLSRFIHFKKHIEDKDLNSLELKRSTKTLTQTIHREAKAEVIGSSLTETNKPRAIDTAEGRDVKFQETSTDLQKNVTGIRRPGNESCSPRVKDTKHEKVPTTGNKVTGVQWQPTFPCGHYQHSCIYSCCQLCCHFRFHFIGRPV from the exons ATGAGTAATTTCTTCACattgcaaaat ATTTGCTGTGACGTCTGTCAGAGGTGGTACCACCATGAATGTGTACAGAGGTCTCCAGTGGATGAGCAGCACTTGTGCCCTGCATGCAA GAGCTTTGACGAATACCAACGGGTCCTAATGATG AATACAAACGAGGGTCCGTCTCTGTCTACAGGACCGACACGTTGGCGGGAAATGAACTTGATTCAG GTGAGAGCAAGACAACTGTGGCATGTCCAGTCTTGTCCCAACATCTCATCAATACCTGAGGACCTTGGCTTTGATTCTCTCAATAGAAGGTGTCGCAGCTTGAGCCGATTCATTCATTTCAAGAAGCATATTGAAGACAAGGATTTGAATTCCCTTGAACTCAAACGGTCCACGAAGACACTGACACAGACCATTCACAGG GAGGCCAAAGCGGAAGTGATTGGTTCCAGTTTAACAGAGACCAATAAGCCGAGGGCAATCGACACAGCTGAAGGCCGTGATGTAAAGTTTCAGGAGACATCCACAGATCTCCAG aagaaTGTAACTGGAATCAGGCGTCCTGGAAATGAATCCTGCAGTCCAAGAGTGAAAGATACCAAGCATGAGAAGGTGCCTACCACAGGAAATAAAGTTACAGGAGTCCAGTGGCAGCCCACCTTTCCTTGTGGCCATTATCAGCACAGTTGTATATACAGTTGCTGCCAGCTGTGTTGCCATTTTCGTTTTCATTTTATTGGTAGGCCTGTATAA
- the LOC137189540 gene encoding uncharacterized protein isoform X4, whose product MMNTNEGPSLSTGPTRWREMNLIQVRARQLWHVQSCPNISSIPEDLGFDSLNRRCRSLSRFIHFKKHIEDKDLNSLELKRSTKTLTQTIHREAKAEVIGSSLTETNKPRAIDTAEGRDVKFQETSTDLQKNVTGIRRPGNESCSPRVKDTKHEKVPTTGNKVTGVQWQPTFPCGHYQHSCIYSCCQLCCHFRFHFIGRPV is encoded by the exons ATGATG AATACAAACGAGGGTCCGTCTCTGTCTACAGGACCGACACGTTGGCGGGAAATGAACTTGATTCAG GTGAGAGCAAGACAACTGTGGCATGTCCAGTCTTGTCCCAACATCTCATCAATACCTGAGGACCTTGGCTTTGATTCTCTCAATAGAAGGTGTCGCAGCTTGAGCCGATTCATTCATTTCAAGAAGCATATTGAAGACAAGGATTTGAATTCCCTTGAACTCAAACGGTCCACGAAGACACTGACACAGACCATTCACAGG GAGGCCAAAGCGGAAGTGATTGGTTCCAGTTTAACAGAGACCAATAAGCCGAGGGCAATCGACACAGCTGAAGGCCGTGATGTAAAGTTTCAGGAGACATCCACAGATCTCCAG aagaaTGTAACTGGAATCAGGCGTCCTGGAAATGAATCCTGCAGTCCAAGAGTGAAAGATACCAAGCATGAGAAGGTGCCTACCACAGGAAATAAAGTTACAGGAGTCCAGTGGCAGCCCACCTTTCCTTGTGGCCATTATCAGCACAGTTGTATATACAGTTGCTGCCAGCTGTGTTGCCATTTTCGTTTTCATTTTATTGGTAGGCCTGTATAA
- the scyl1 gene encoding N-terminal kinase-like protein, with the protein MWSFFARDPVKDFAYEILPDTQEKSGIWTLHRGKRKTSGEPVSVFLYEMAQGTEQQTQLAKAAFKRMKTLRHPNILAYVDGLETEKSLYLVTEQVTPLAVHLKAQAEKGGSSELEVSWGLHQILKALSFLVNDCHLLHNNLGVWAVFVDRAGEWKLGALDHVAPEQGDPSGVALPAPKVVYPDMEKYDPPEMPNSSGEKWAGEVWRLGCLIWEVFNGPLPRTSSLRSLGKVPKALVPHYCELVGANPRARPNPARFLQNCRTPGGFLSNSFVESNLFLEEIQIKEPAEKQQFFQDLSDNLDSFPEDFCKHKVLPQLLTAFEFGNAGAVVLTPLFKVGKFLSAEEYQQKIIPVIVKMFSSTDRAMRIRLLQQMEQFIQYLNEAAVNSQIFPHVVHGFTDTNPAIREQTVKSMLLLAPKLNETNLNQELMRHFARLQARDEQGPIRCNTTVCLGKIASYLNAGTRQRVLISAFSRATKDPFPASRSAGVLGFAATHNYYSVTEIAARILPTLCAITVDPDKSVRDQAFKAIKSFISKLETVSEDPTKLAEIEKDVASCAQPAGASSSWAGWAVTGMSTITSKLIRNAPGTEGGVAVEGSDPANATGPTSATDAATVPDSEDKTPQASLTHHAASSRANQSQTPEVTDNDDEPIGDRWDDEEDWGSLEDPEKAHTETDDWTTDWSGMSSSKKKASDRGVGRTSSSMAMKKQSSDWSSSGWDADDSWSNEKDGQGQSSAGEEGWGNDWGEEETDTTSVDKTLPLPEGVRLASEYNWESSSTTKGVNQNDLFASVSQRNTAGTAATAADGWAAEATGDWGAEESWESVDGSQGLSKAELSKKKREERRKELEAKRAERKAAKGPLKLGARKLD; encoded by the exons ACCAGCGGAGAGCCAGTGTCTGTGTTCCTGTACGAGATGGCTCAGGGAACAGAGCAGCAGACCCAGCTAGCCAAGGCTGCCTTCAAGCGTATGAAGACCCTTCGGCACCCAAACATCCTGGCCTATGTTGATGGATTGGag ACAGAGAAGAGTCTGTACCTAGTTACGGAGCAGGTGACGCCCCTGGCTGTCCACCTGAAGGCCCAGGCAGAGAAGGGCGGATCTAGTGAACTGGAGGTCTCCTGGGGACTGCACCAGATACTG AAAGCTCTGAGTTTCCTGGTCAATGACTGCCACCTGCTCCACAACAACTTGGGTGTTTGGGCTGTTTTTGTGGATCGAGCTGGGGAGTGGAAGCTAGGAGCACTCGACCATGTGGCCCCGGAGCAGGGTGACCCAAGCGGGGTCGCACTCCCCGCCCCTAAGGTTGTTTACCCAGACATGGAAAAATATGACCCACCGGAGATGCCCAACAGCAGTGGAGAGAAATG GGCAGGGGAGGTGTGGCGGCTAGGTTGTCTGATCTGGGAGGTGTTCAACGGGCCACTACCTCGCACTTCCTCCCTTCGTTCACTGGGAAAG GTCCCCAAAGCCCTCGTCCCTCACTACTGCGAGCTGGTGGGCGCGAACCCCCGCGCACGTCCCAACCCAGCCCGGTTCCTCCAGAACTGCAGAACCCCGGGAGGATTCCTCAGCAACAGCTTTGTGGAGAGCAACCTTTTTTTGGAGGAGATCCAG ATCAAGGAGCCAGCTGAGAAGCAGCAGTTCTTCCAGGATCTGAGTGACAATCTGGACTCTTTTCCTGAAGACTTCTGTAAACACAAGGTCCTGCCTCAACTGCTCACAGCCTTCGAGTTTGGCAATGCAGGCGCCGTAGTACTCACACCCCTCTTTAAG GTGGGGAAGTTCCTGTCAGCTGAAGAATATCAACAGAAGATTATCCCTGTCATTGTGAAGATGTTCTCCTCCACAGACCGAGCCATGAGGATACGACTGCTGCAGCAG ATGGAGCAGTTTATTCAGTATCTGAATGAGGCAGCAGTCAATTCCCAGATTTTCCCTCACGTTGTTCATGGCTTCACAGACACCAACCCTGCCATCAGAGAACAGACTGTTAAG TCTATGCTGCTTCTGGCTCCCAAACTGAATGAGACCAACCTGAACCAGGAGCTGATGCGGCACTTTGCCAGGCTGCAGGCCAGAGATGAACAAGGCCCGATACGCTGCAACACCACCGTCTGCCTGGGCAAGATTGCCTCCTACCTCAACGCCGGG acTCGACAGCGTGTTTTGATTTCCGCCTTCTCACGAGCCACTAAAGACCCCTTCCCAGCTTCACGCTCCGCCGGCGTGCTGGGATTCGCCGCCACACACAACTACTACAGTGTAACGGAGATCGCTGCCAGAATCTTACCCACGCTCTGTGCTATAACTGTTGACCCTGATAAGAGCGTCAGGGACCAG gcGTTCAAAGCCATCAAGAGTTTTATTTCCAAGCTGGAGACGGTGTCAGAAGATCCGACTAAGCTGGCTGAGATCG AAAAGGACGTAGCGTCCTGCGCTCAGCCTGCAGGTGCCTCTTCCAGCTGGGCCGGCTGGGCTGTAACCGGCATGTCGACGATAACTTCTAAGCTGATCCGCAACGCTCCAGGGACAGAGGGAGGTGTAGCGGTTGAGGGCAGTGATCCTGCCAATGCCACCGGCCCTACCAGCGCCACTGATGCAGCAACTGTACCTG ATTCTGAAGATAAAACTCCACAAGCTTCTCTGACTCACCATGCTGCCTCTAGCCGTGCCAACCAATCGCAGACTCCAGAAGTGACGGACAATGACGACGAGCCAATAGGAGACCGCTGGGACGACGAGGAAGATTGGGGAAGTTTAGAG GATCCAGAGAAAGCTCACACTGAGACTGATGACTGGACCACTGACTGGTCAGGAATGTCATCATCCAAAAAGAAGGCCAGTGACAGAGGA GTGGGCCGGACGTCGTCCTCCATGGCGATGAAAAAGCAGAGCTCTGACTGGAGCAGCTCTGGCTGGGACGCCGACGACAGCTGGTCCAACGAGAAAGACGGCCAGGGGCAGAGTTCTGCAGGCGAGGAAGGCTGGGGCAACGACTGGGGCGAGGAGGAGACGGACACGACCTCAGTTGACAAGACGCTGCCGCTGCCTGAGGGGGTGCGGTTAGCCAGCGAGTACAACTGGGAAAGCAGCAGCACAACCAAAGGAGTCAATCAGAACGACCTGTTTGCCAGCGTGTCGCAGAGAAACACAGCCGGCACTGCTGCCACg GCTGCAGATGGATGGGCCGCAGAGGCAACAGGAGACTGGGGAGCTGAGGAGAGCTGGGAGTCGGTGGATGGAAGCCAGG GTCTCAGTAAAGCCGAGCTGTCCAAGAAGAAacgggaggagaggaggaaagagctGGAGGCGAAGCGGGCGGAGCGCAAAGCTGCTAAAGGTCCTCTCAAACTGGGCGCACGCAAACTGGACTGA